In Ferribacterium limneticum, a genomic segment contains:
- a CDS encoding glycosyltransferase, with protein sequence MAHQNYLNISYGTSQLEGFINILLPPNEDPHEFSRNGIPFPDRSAQGIYSYGIIERLSQTGILIFLRECRRVLQAGGIIRVSTADLQYLINRYIAGDWRNPLLSRQGANWVQNKAEYLNVEMRHWDRTWICDSEELTRLAKLAGLEADISNPITPDPHSPFRSIPIEAESRLILEFSKQNHIRHTAPLVSIVIPAYRPDFLVACLDSAFAQTYSDLEIVVCDDSKVDEVQAIIQSYANRHIPITFVRNPSTLGEAQNLTQAINLAKGEFIKPLYDDDLLAPECVDELVSAFLRTPDARLAVCQRLPIDEYGNPLDVAPLGTPLAQQSTRLSGQAVIADIVDGGINTLGEPTVMLFRRDDVLTMGEPDVMSLFGRRCAGIGDVGLALKLLSRGDLAYVAKPVAYFRRHSGQNQNRPEFDKWMRASWAYVQAQAARLGLNKDGLITAPISSDADYSAWLQLRTFVPEDFNAIDKATHALGSSPPNFQILLRLRPCQDTLLADTLDTLASQVYPNWQLEIITSLAPPEGIDEIANLGWHLIETEKDEKEVIDFLVNSRGFQWALELPTGAKLDPLYLWRLAIQTKTSPETRAFFCDDDLCDAVGTRFSPRFKPGVNPSALLSSDLAGPICVRCDSWEAIGGTCQRGGSPWFSQQLRIAEKFGWSSIEHIPDVLISYPGTFPTDTESCISALFEQLGNKENSAEIIPVSTTSWHIRYPLSAPPGVSIAILSYGQLDLLTRCLSSIIETTRYPNLEILIVLEESVEDPDLPFEIAKIECFQSPKIRTVRTTSLGNKAKRCNVAVSAASNDLVLLIEEGAVVIQSNWLEELVRTCLQPDIAAASPRLIRPGTALIENAGNVIGLCGTVGSPYQGEAKIGDSSYLGRLQVAHDVSALSSNCMLIHKAEYLAVGGMDEVDLGETFSDADLCQKLIACGKRLIYQALATVVDGSCPIIGNELNEIRKTKALSAEIHANEIFSARWLKAATVDPFFNPNLSLAKLIPSPETDYRAQWQYLPSSLPRFLVRTLPNAQGDLRVTSPLRALRKIDQATECIWPQVGPREPTTAEIIRLSPEIFIVQHYLRSQSLATLDSLHRIPGRPFTVYAIDDLLTDMDESNPFRGNIPANSRAHLKYALDRCDRMVASTEFLAETYRRFIPDIRVVPNRLEQDIWLPLQSQKRTGDKPRIGWAGGTTHRSDLLMLKEIIEQTRDEADWIFFGMCPDEIQPLLSEYHASCSFSEYPTRLARLNLDIAIAPLAHTLFNQAKSNLRLLEFGVLSIPVVCTDIQPYHNSPACCITNRPEAWLEALRERIHDADAREKEGATMRKWVEQYYLLENNLDEWLTAHLPS encoded by the coding sequence GGGATCATTCGCGTCTCCACGGCAGATCTCCAATACCTTATAAATCGATATATCGCTGGCGATTGGCGTAACCCATTGCTTTCACGCCAAGGTGCTAACTGGGTCCAAAACAAAGCCGAATATCTTAATGTTGAAATGCGCCACTGGGACCGCACATGGATATGCGACTCGGAAGAGCTAACCCGACTTGCCAAGTTGGCCGGACTGGAGGCTGACATAAGCAATCCCATAACTCCAGACCCTCACTCGCCATTCCGAAGCATCCCAATAGAAGCGGAAAGCAGGCTCATTCTGGAGTTCTCCAAGCAAAACCACATTCGTCACACAGCGCCACTGGTCTCGATAGTTATTCCAGCCTACCGACCCGACTTTCTCGTTGCCTGCCTGGACAGCGCATTTGCGCAAACCTATTCCGACCTCGAAATCGTTGTTTGCGATGACAGCAAGGTTGATGAAGTACAAGCCATTATTCAGTCCTATGCCAACCGCCACATTCCCATTACATTCGTCCGTAACCCTAGCACACTAGGAGAAGCCCAGAATCTCACGCAAGCCATCAACTTGGCCAAAGGGGAGTTCATCAAGCCGCTTTATGATGATGACCTGCTCGCCCCCGAGTGCGTTGATGAGCTGGTTTCAGCATTTTTGCGTACCCCGGATGCAAGGTTGGCCGTCTGCCAGCGACTGCCTATTGACGAGTACGGAAATCCACTTGATGTTGCGCCCTTGGGCACACCGCTTGCCCAGCAGTCGACCCGCCTATCCGGGCAAGCGGTAATTGCCGATATTGTCGATGGTGGCATCAACACGCTGGGCGAACCTACTGTGATGCTATTCAGACGAGACGACGTCCTGACAATGGGAGAGCCTGATGTAATGTCGCTGTTTGGCAGACGTTGCGCAGGCATTGGTGACGTTGGACTGGCACTGAAGTTGTTGTCCAGAGGGGACTTGGCTTACGTCGCCAAACCTGTCGCATATTTCAGACGGCATTCGGGCCAAAACCAGAACCGGCCTGAGTTCGATAAATGGATGCGCGCCAGTTGGGCCTATGTTCAAGCCCAGGCTGCACGCCTGGGCCTGAACAAAGACGGCTTAATCACTGCGCCCATCAGCAGCGATGCCGATTACTCAGCCTGGCTCCAACTTCGAACCTTCGTCCCGGAAGACTTCAATGCCATAGACAAAGCGACCCATGCACTGGGGAGCAGCCCCCCCAACTTTCAAATTCTGCTCCGCCTACGCCCATGCCAAGATACATTGCTCGCGGACACGCTGGACACTCTTGCCAGTCAAGTCTATCCAAATTGGCAACTGGAAATCATCACCTCTCTTGCGCCGCCGGAGGGAATTGATGAAATAGCGAATCTTGGTTGGCACCTTATCGAAACAGAAAAGGATGAAAAGGAAGTCATCGATTTCCTGGTGAATTCAAGAGGATTTCAATGGGCGCTCGAACTCCCGACTGGCGCAAAACTCGATCCCCTCTATTTATGGCGTCTAGCCATACAAACCAAAACTTCGCCTGAAACCCGTGCTTTTTTCTGCGATGACGATCTTTGCGATGCGGTTGGTACACGTTTTTCACCGCGCTTCAAACCGGGGGTAAATCCTTCCGCCTTGCTTTCCTCTGATCTAGCAGGCCCTATTTGCGTGCGTTGCGATAGCTGGGAAGCAATCGGCGGCACCTGCCAGCGTGGCGGCAGCCCCTGGTTTTCCCAACAACTGCGGATAGCCGAAAAATTCGGCTGGTCATCGATCGAACACATTCCTGACGTTCTAATCAGCTATCCGGGCACCTTCCCAACCGATACCGAGTCCTGCATTTCAGCCCTGTTTGAGCAATTGGGCAATAAAGAGAATTCCGCGGAAATCATTCCAGTAAGCACCACTAGCTGGCACATTCGATATCCGTTAAGCGCCCCCCCCGGCGTAAGTATTGCAATACTCTCCTATGGGCAACTTGATCTGTTGACCAGATGTCTCAGTAGCATCATCGAAACCACGCGCTACCCGAACCTGGAAATACTTATCGTATTAGAGGAGTCAGTAGAGGATCCCGACCTACCCTTCGAGATTGCGAAAATCGAGTGTTTTCAATCTCCAAAAATTCGTACAGTCAGAACCACTTCACTTGGCAACAAGGCGAAACGATGCAATGTTGCTGTTAGCGCCGCATCCAATGACCTCGTTCTCCTTATCGAGGAAGGGGCTGTCGTCATTCAGTCAAATTGGCTTGAAGAACTGGTTCGCACTTGCCTGCAACCAGATATCGCCGCCGCCTCGCCTCGTCTTATCCGGCCGGGTACGGCATTGATTGAAAACGCCGGCAATGTCATTGGTCTTTGTGGAACAGTTGGCTCCCCCTATCAGGGCGAAGCAAAAATCGGTGACAGCAGCTATCTTGGAAGACTCCAAGTAGCGCATGACGTAAGTGCCCTAAGCTCAAACTGTATGCTCATCCATAAAGCCGAATACCTCGCTGTTGGCGGAATGGATGAGGTTGATCTCGGAGAGACTTTTTCAGATGCCGATCTTTGCCAGAAATTGATAGCGTGCGGCAAACGCTTGATCTATCAGGCGCTAGCAACCGTCGTTGACGGAAGCTGTCCGATCATTGGCAACGAACTGAATGAAATACGCAAAACAAAAGCTCTCTCCGCCGAAATACATGCCAACGAGATCTTTTCTGCCCGCTGGCTAAAGGCCGCTACGGTCGACCCGTTTTTTAACCCAAATTTATCGCTAGCCAAACTCATTCCAAGTCCGGAAACCGACTATCGGGCTCAGTGGCAATACCTGCCTTCTTCCTTGCCACGCTTTCTCGTCCGAACGCTACCAAATGCCCAAGGCGATTTACGGGTGACCTCGCCTTTACGTGCATTGCGCAAAATCGACCAGGCGACGGAGTGCATCTGGCCACAAGTAGGTCCTCGTGAACCTACGACCGCAGAAATAATCCGACTTTCCCCCGAAATTTTCATTGTTCAACACTACTTACGCAGCCAGTCCTTGGCGACCTTAGATTCCTTGCATCGAATTCCCGGTCGTCCATTTACGGTTTACGCAATCGACGACTTGCTCACCGATATGGATGAGAGCAATCCCTTCCGTGGCAACATTCCGGCCAATAGCCGCGCCCATCTTAAGTACGCGCTGGATCGCTGCGATCGGATGGTTGCATCAACCGAATTTTTAGCTGAAACATATCGCCGTTTTATTCCAGACATTCGGGTTGTACCCAATCGCCTGGAACAAGATATCTGGCTTCCTCTGCAAAGCCAAAAACGCACGGGCGACAAACCGCGAATTGGCTGGGCAGGCGGCACAACGCATCGTTCCGACCTGTTGATGCTAAAGGAGATAATTGAGCAGACGCGAGATGAAGCAGACTGGATCTTTTTTGGAATGTGCCCAGACGAAATTCAACCATTACTGTCCGAATACCACGCCAGCTGCTCTTTCTCCGAATACCCCACTCGTTTGGCAAGATTGAACCTCGACATTGCAATCGCCCCCTTGGCTCACACTCTCTTTAATCAGGCAAAAAGCAATTTACGCCTACTGGAATTTGGCGTTCTCAGCATACCTGTAGTTTGTACCGATATTCAGCCTTATCACAACAGCCCAGCTTGTTGCATCACCAACAGGCCAGAAGCTTGGCTCGAAGCACTCCGCGAAAGAATACACGATGCTGATGCACGCGAAAAAGAAGGGGCGACCATGCGCAAATGGGTGGAGCAGTACTACCTGTTAGAGAACAATCTCGATGAGTGGCTAACCGCCCACCTTCCCTCATAG